From the Winogradskyella forsetii genome, the window GAAATGGCAGAGTGGTCGAATGCGGCAGTCTTGAAAACTGTTGAGGGTCACACCTCCGGGGGTTCGAATCCCTCTTTCTCCGCAAAAGAAACCCGTAACGAAAGTTGCGGGTTTTGTGTTTTCAGCAATGTAAAAAACACTAGTTTTTGTTAATGGATGAAAATGCTAAAGCCAAGAAGCAAAGTGTAATTTGGGATTTTTTAGGGATCATGCCTAAATGTTGTGTGTTAGGCAAAAATTTTTTTAGGCTAAGGGATATTTAATCCTTTTCGCTCCGCTGAGTTAAGTTTCATTTGTAACTTAACATACAATAAAACCTTTCTAAAGTTATTCTTGAACAGCTTTTATCTATTATATCATCTTTCAATTTGTGCTTTAGGTTCATCATAACGTCCATGCTTATTTATTATAGCCAACTGGCCTGCATGATACGTGGTATGCGAAATAATTCTACCAAAAGCTTCTGCTTTACTTTTCGTACCAAATTCTTTAGTTACAACTGTAGTTTCCCAGTCTGAATCTTGCTGTTTTTCTACAATAGACTGTAACACTTTATAGGAATGATTCACATAGTCTAACAACTCATTAAGATTTGTCCATTCTCCAGTGTCTCTTTGAGCAATAACTGTTTTCGCTATCACTTTGGTATGGCTAGCTCCAAATACATTTTTGGCAAAAAGCAATTCAACATCGCCAATATGACGGATTAAAAAACCGATACTATTAGGAGAGGGCAATAGTTTCTTTGTCAAATCCTCTTCAGTAAGATTGCCCAACTGATTTGTAAATCGTGTTCTTGCTTCTATCCATAAGTCTAGTAATAATTTTGTTTTGGTTTTCATAATTTTTGAGGTATTAAAGTGTTTAAAAAACCAACGGATTAGAATCAAATTTCTTTAAAACAGATAGTAAATCCATCAAAGGAAGCTCAATGGCATACACACCAGTATAGGATGGACACATCACGCAATCATCAAAGTAGAATTCAATATAAGTTTCGTTGAGCACAAAGTTGTTTTTACTGACGAAGAAATCATCTGAAGAGATGTCCCAACACTCATAGTACATTTCGCCTTTACCAATTTCTTTATTAATGGTTTCGTTTATGATTTCTACTAACTCTTCTTCTGAACCTTGATTAAAAAAATCCTCATAAGCCATAAACACACCGCTTTCTAAATCGAAATTAAAACAGTCAAAGGCATAACTGGGATGCATCGCTCCACTGTAAAAATTTTCTTTATAAAATAGCACGCTTATAAGCTGGTCATTAACATTATAAATTTTGTAATCTATTAATCGTTCCTCTCTGAACGTTTTGGAAGTAATACTATCACATAATAATTTACTTTCTAAAATATCGGCCTCGGTTTTGGTGATATTAACGTAATAGTCATTAATAAAATCATTAAAATTTCTGTTCGTTGGCTTATATGATTCATTGAGCAAAGGGTAATTAAAATTGATGGTATAGTCTTTTTTTTCAACGAGGTAATGTTTATCTAAAATCAGTTTTTCAAGCTCTTCACTTTCATCCTTTTTCTCTATGAGCTGTTTTTGCTTTAATTCAATATTTATAGACTTATTTAATGTTTCGATATCAACATCATCAATTTGAATATTTTCATTTGAAAGTTGAATATTTTCTTCAATCGCCTCATTTTCAAAGCTATTTTCTTCACGCTTGTCATCTTTGCAAGCTGAAAACATTACGATTAGCACAAGTATATATATAAATTTCATAGTCCTTTATTTTGAATTAATTGTGTCTCATTTTACCAGTAATCTCATCAACTTTAATCTGGAAAACAATTGGTAAATCGTCTTTATATATTTTACTGGAAAATTCACTTATAAAATCCAACTTTCTATGTTCTTGGTCAATAATTAAATCTTTTACACCTAAAGAAAAAATGTGCAATTGCGCTTTGGCATGGCTTCCGGAAAGCTCCTTAAATGTGCCATGGGCAAGAACCGAATTCCATGAATTAACGGAATCCACTTCTGAAACTCCTAGAGCTACGTTTTCGTTTTGACGCATAGCTCTAATTTTGTGCCCTTCTTCCGAGTACCCAATGATGACCATATTTTGATCATCAAAAAAATAAGTTATTGGCACCACATATGGTCTGCCTCTATAGATATAGGAAAGATTTCCAATATAGTTTGATGCCAGGGTCTTAGTGCTTTCATTTTGATTCAAATTTCTGATCATGGCATTGTTTTTTTAGACTAACCCCTAAATTATTCAGAATGTTTGTTTTAGACTATGATATTAGTCAGTTCCTTTAAATTAAATTATTTTTTCTTTAGACGTCTTTTGTCCATTAATGCCCAATAAATTCCTTTGACATCTGAAGCCCAATTATCATACATAAAAATGAGCGAAATTTCCTCAATAGTTTCTAATAAGCCAATGCCAATCATGATATAGAAAAGTGAATAATTAGGTGAGAAAAACAAAGACCATAAAATAAAAACACTTTGCATTACAGCAGAAACCTTAGCCAAATAGGTGTGGAAAGCAGTGGCTTTGCCATATTTGGAATAGGCGATAATCATTTGTAAAATGTATGGGACAAAAGCAATAAGAATTAAAATAAAATTGGTTTTAATAAAATCAGTTTCAAAATAAAATAAACCTAATAAACCAATTATCAAGGTTATTTGGTCTCCAAAAGAGTCCAATTGCGAACCTCTAGGACTGGTAATCTTCAATCTTCGTGCTAAATAGCCATCAATGGCGTCAGTTGAATAACTTACTAAAAGCAGCCATGTAAAAATTAAACGCTGGTCAAAACAAATAAGTGCCAATAGAAATGGTGCTGCAAAAATTCTATAGAATGAAAACCAATCAGCAATGTTGAAGTTTTTGAAAGTGAGCATTGTTATTTTGTTTTCGGTAAAATTATCACAATGCTGTTGTATCTAAAATGAGAAATGTCAGTTTAAACACTAACATTTCTATAATTAAAAAAACTGAAATTAATGGATTTTATAACGAAGCAATCGCAAAGCATTTAAAACCACAACAATAGTAGATCCTTCATGAAAAGCAACTGCTACTCCAATATTAGTTAGTCCTAAAATTGTGATAGGAACCAATAAAACCACAACACCTAGACTTATAAAAATGTTTTGTTTGATGATACGTTTTGATGCGCGACTCAAACCTATAACAAATGGTAAATTTTCAATTTTATCAGACATAAGAGCAACATCAGCAGTTTCTAGCGCGACATCACTTCCTGCTGCTCCCATCGCGATACTCACTGTACTTAATGCCATGGCTGGGGCATCATTAACACCATCACCAACCATTGCGATTTTCTTATCTCTTTTTATTAATAGTTTTATGGCCTCAACTTTATCTTCTGGCAGTAAGTTTCCTTTGGCCTCTGTAAGTCCAATTTGTTTGGCAATGGCATTCCCAACATTTTGATGGTCTCCTGTGAGCATGATCATGTGTTTAATGCCAATTTCTTTTAACCGCTTTAGTGTGGAGGTAGCAGTTTTTCGCGGTAAATCCATGACACTTATCAGTCCAACAATTTCGGTTTTAAAAGCAACTAACATTACGGTATGTCCATGTTGTAGAAGATCGTCCATTTTAGAGCGAATAGTGTCATCTACTATTATGCCAGAATCTTCCATCAGTTTTACATTTCCGACAAATACTTTATGACCGTGATATTTTGCTTGAATACCTTTACCTTGAATGGCGTTAACGTTTGAGGCATTATTATGAAATTCAATACTGTACTTAATCTTTAAATCATTAGCTATCGCTTGTGCTAATGGATGATTACTTAAACTTTCCACTTCCAACACCAACTTAGCCAAGGCTTCCTCATCGAAATCCTTTAAAGGAATTAGATTTGTAAGTTTTGGTTTGCCTTCGGTCAATGTACCTGTTTTATCAAATGCAATCGTTGTGATTTCCCCTAAATCCTCTAAAGCTTTTCCGCCTTTAATGAGAACCCCTTTTTGTGCGGCTCTTGCTATTCCACTTAAAACGGCACTTGGCGTAGATATTGCCAATGCGCAAGGACTAGCTGCAACTAATACTGTTATGGCTCTGTATATACTAGTATTAAAACTTTCATCTATAATCAAAAATGCAAAACACAATAGAATTACGACTAAAATAACTATGGGGACGTACCATTTTTCAAACTTTTTAGTGAGTCGCTGTGTTGGTGATTTTTGAGCCTCAACTTCGCTTACCATATTAATTAATCTGGACACCGTAGAATCTTTTGTCAGTTTGAGAACTAAAACCTCAATACTACTATCGCCATTGATAGTGCCTGCAAATACAACGTGGGTTTTATCAATATCTTTAAACTCAGGTAAATTTGTTGTGTTTTCAATAAATGTTTTGTCAACAGGAATACTTTCTCCAGTTATTGGTGCCTGATTGATAGTACTGCTACCACTTATAATAATGCCATCTGCGGCAATTTTTGTATTAGGCTTCACAATAATAACGTCATCTATTTTTAAAGCCTCAATTGATACTTCTTCAAGTTTCCCGTTCCTTTTAATTAAAGCTGTTTTTGGTGATATATTGCCCAATGCTTCAATTGATTTTTTAGCTTTTTTCATGGCATAATGCTCCAATGCGTGGCCTAAACTAAACAGAAACAAAAGTAATGCGCCTTCTGCCCAACTACCAATATAGGCTGCACCAGCTGCTGCTGCAATCATTAAAAAATCGATATCAAATTCTCCTTTAGGAATTTTTTTAGATGCTTCTATAGTGATAAAGTAGCCGCCGAAACAATAGGATATAATGTAGCTCAATAAAGACATCCAATCTGCTAAACCGGTTAATTTTTCAATTAAAAAGCCTATGAATAGAAATACTCCACACAAAATTGCGAAATAGAGTTCTGTTTTTTTACCTAAAATTTGATGATTTACATGAGTAGTTTGTTCTTTATTTGCCATTAATGGTAATGTGTTTTTAATTCAAAAATTATAAAAAATGTTAATTTTCATTTTAGGGGTTATTTAGAAATAAATCTTTGAAAGGACATCTGGTAATATAAAGTAACTCAATCTTGAGTGACTATCATGGCTTTTCAGATTTGTCTGACGTAATTTTTATTTCAGGAATTTTAATAAGCTCTATTGTTGTTGATGCCAACACCACTTTCCCATTAGTTTGTTCAAAAGCTTTACGAATGCTATCGTGAAGCATATGTCTCGTCAATCGTCTTTTTTTGTAATCAACAATATATCTTAAATTGAACTCCACCCAATTATCGGTAAGTTTAATAGCAAGTGACGGTTCAACTACAGCATCTTCAATATAATACTTTTTTACAACTGCTTCCCATTGTGATTTAGATGCTTTAGTGTATTCTGAAAGTGTGTCTGAAGCAATTTTAATAACAATAGATTTTGCAAGTTCCATGTCAGAGCCATAACGAATTGGTAAATTGAATTGATCCCATATAAAGGGGAAATCCTGCGAATAGTTATAGATTGGTCCTTTAAAAACGAAGGCATTGCTCAACTTCACAATGCGCCCGCTATAATTATCACTTTCTACCCATTTTCCTATTTCCATCATGGTGGTATAAATACTATCCACATCAATAACATCGCCTTTAATACCATTGATTTCAATACGATCACCTGGCTTATAAACTTTTACCAAAAAGATATAAATGGAACCAGCAATGCTTAATATGAGTTCCTGTAGCGTAAATGCCAAACCTGCAGTAAACAACCCTATGATTATGGTAAAATCCTTAATTGTTCCAGAAAAATAAGTGATGGCAA encodes:
- a CDS encoding heavy metal translocating P-type ATPase → MANKEQTTHVNHQILGKKTELYFAILCGVFLFIGFLIEKLTGLADWMSLLSYIISYCFGGYFITIEASKKIPKGEFDIDFLMIAAAAGAAYIGSWAEGALLLFLFSLGHALEHYAMKKAKKSIEALGNISPKTALIKRNGKLEEVSIEALKIDDVIIVKPNTKIAADGIIISGSSTINQAPITGESIPVDKTFIENTTNLPEFKDIDKTHVVFAGTINGDSSIEVLVLKLTKDSTVSRLINMVSEVEAQKSPTQRLTKKFEKWYVPIVILVVILLCFAFLIIDESFNTSIYRAITVLVAASPCALAISTPSAVLSGIARAAQKGVLIKGGKALEDLGEITTIAFDKTGTLTEGKPKLTNLIPLKDFDEEALAKLVLEVESLSNHPLAQAIANDLKIKYSIEFHNNASNVNAIQGKGIQAKYHGHKVFVGNVKLMEDSGIIVDDTIRSKMDDLLQHGHTVMLVAFKTEIVGLISVMDLPRKTATSTLKRLKEIGIKHMIMLTGDHQNVGNAIAKQIGLTEAKGNLLPEDKVEAIKLLIKRDKKIAMVGDGVNDAPAMALSTVSIAMGAAGSDVALETADVALMSDKIENLPFVIGLSRASKRIIKQNIFISLGVVVLLVPITILGLTNIGVAVAFHEGSTIVVVLNALRLLRYKIH
- a CDS encoding CDP-alcohol phosphatidyltransferase family protein; protein product: MLTFKNFNIADWFSFYRIFAAPFLLALICFDQRLIFTWLLLVSYSTDAIDGYLARRLKITSPRGSQLDSFGDQITLIIGLLGLFYFETDFIKTNFILILIAFVPYILQMIIAYSKYGKATAFHTYLAKVSAVMQSVFILWSLFFSPNYSLFYIMIGIGLLETIEEISLIFMYDNWASDVKGIYWALMDKRRLKKK
- a CDS encoding DinB family protein; this translates as MKTKTKLLLDLWIEARTRFTNQLGNLTEEDLTKKLLPSPNSIGFLIRHIGDVELLFAKNVFGASHTKVIAKTVIAQRDTGEWTNLNELLDYVNHSYKVLQSIVEKQQDSDWETTVVTKEFGTKSKAEAFGRIISHTTYHAGQLAIINKHGRYDEPKAQIER
- a CDS encoding mechanosensitive ion channel family protein, which codes for MNAIEQIKEWLYTNPFIWSVIKFLAILVLILFVIQLLRRYLKKRISNTVIRYKAQKGIEIIGYVLLVFFAITYFSGTIKDFTIIIGLFTAGLAFTLQELILSIAGSIYIFLVKVYKPGDRIEINGIKGDVIDVDSIYTTMMEIGKWVESDNYSGRIVKLSNAFVFKGPIYNYSQDFPFIWDQFNLPIRYGSDMELAKSIVIKIASDTLSEYTKASKSQWEAVVKKYYIEDAVVEPSLAIKLTDNWVEFNLRYIVDYKKRRLTRHMLHDSIRKAFEQTNGKVVLASTTIELIKIPEIKITSDKSEKP
- a CDS encoding pyridoxamine 5'-phosphate oxidase family protein; this translates as MIRNLNQNESTKTLASNYIGNLSYIYRGRPYVVPITYFFDDQNMVIIGYSEEGHKIRAMRQNENVALGVSEVDSVNSWNSVLAHGTFKELSGSHAKAQLHIFSLGVKDLIIDQEHRKLDFISEFSSKIYKDDLPIVFQIKVDEITGKMRHN
- a CDS encoding DUF3298 domain-containing protein; protein product: MKFIYILVLIVMFSACKDDKREENSFENEAIEENIQLSNENIQIDDVDIETLNKSINIELKQKQLIEKKDESEELEKLILDKHYLVEKKDYTINFNYPLLNESYKPTNRNFNDFINDYYVNITKTEADILESKLLCDSITSKTFREERLIDYKIYNVNDQLISVLFYKENFYSGAMHPSYAFDCFNFDLESGVFMAYEDFFNQGSEEELVEIINETINKEIGKGEMYYECWDISSDDFFVSKNNFVLNETYIEFYFDDCVMCPSYTGVYAIELPLMDLLSVLKKFDSNPLVF